AGGCCATTGACGCGCGTGCCATCGCCAGTCACTTCAGTGGTTTGCGCACTGGTTAAAATAGTGACGTTTTGCAGTGAACGCAATTTGCGTTGCAACACGGCATCGGCCTTTAACTCAGTGTCAAATTGCAGCAGCGTGACGTGGCCCACCACACCCGCTAAGTCAATCGCGGCCTCTACGCCAGAGTTGCCTCCCCCAATCACCGCGACATGCTTACCTTTAAATAACGGACCATCGCAGTGCGGGCAGTAAGCGACGCCTTTGTTTTTGTATTCTATTTCGCCAGGAACATTCAGGTTTCTCCAGCGAGCCCCTGTGGCCAGAATCACTGACTTGCTACGCAAGGTCGCGCCATTTTCGAGCTTCACTTCGATCAGACCAGCATGCTTGTTATCCTTCTGCGGCTCGCTCAAACTAACCGCACGCTGCAAGGGCATGATGTCGACATCATACGTTTTTACGTGCTCTTCAAGCGCAGCAACCAGTTTGGGCCCTTCTGTTTCCTTCACCGAAATAAAGTTCTCAATCGCTAAAGTGTCATTGACCTGACCACCAAAACGATCGGCAACAATGCCCGTACGAATCCCTTTGCGCGCGGCGTAAATCGCGGCAGATGCACCCGCCGGGCCGCCGCCCACTACCAACACATCAAACGCCTCTTTGGCATTCAGTTTTTCGGCTTCTTTAACCACGGCCCCGGTATCGACTTTGGCCAGAATTTCTTCCACCAGCATACGACCAGAAGCAAACATCTCGCCATTGAGAAAGGTCGCGGGCACGGCCATGATGTTGCGTGTATTCACCTCGTCTTGATACAGGCCACCATCAATCACAGTGGTGTTGATGCGTGGGTTAAAGACGGTCATCAACGTGGTCGCTTGGACGACATCCGGGCAGTTATGGCAAGACAAGCTCATATACACTTCAAAATTTAAATCCGTGTCGAGCGCTTTGATTTGGTCGAGCACATCCTGCTCAACCTTGGGTGGGTGACCACCCGTCCATAACAAAGCCAATACCAATGAGGTGAACTCATGGCCTAAGGGAATCGCGGCAAAGCGTACACCGTGCGTCTGGCCGGCTTTTGCAATCACAAACGAGGGTTTACGCGCATCATTGCCAGTTTCGTCCACGCTCACTTTGTCAGACAAACTGGCAATTTCTTGCAGAAGCTCACGCATTTTTGCCGCATTGTCACTGCCATCCAGCGATGCAATCAGACGAATAGGCTCACGCAGCATGCCTAGGTAGGTTTGCAATTGTGTCTTTAGAGGTGCGTCTAACATTTTTTACTCTCCAATTTACAACTTGTCTGCGCCTGAGGGCGGCAACAAGCCATGGCCATGTTTAATGGCATTTAATACGGGTTTGGGGGAAATTCGCTCAGGTAAAACCACCCTTAAGTGACTTTACCTGAGCGCCCTGCTTGCGCAGGGCAGTACTCAAGTCAGTGCAGGCAGAATTAGATCTTACCAACCAAGTCCAAAGAAGGTGTCAATGTCGCAGCACCGTCATTCCATTTGGCTGGGCACACTTGGCCTGGATGGGCAGCAGTGTATTGTGCAGCTTTCAACTTGCGCAAAGTCTCTTTCACATCACGCGCGATTTCGTTGCTGTGTACTTCAGCTGTTTTGATCACGCCATCCGCGTTGATCACGAAAGTGCCGCGCAATGCCAAGCCTTCTTCATCAATATGTACGTCAAATGCGCGTGTTAATTGATGGGTTGGGTCACCCACCAATGGGAATTTTGCTTTACCCACTGCTGGTGAAGTCTCGTGCCAAACTTTGTGGGAGAAGTGCGTATCGGTGGTCACGATGTACACTTCAGCACCAGCCTTCTGGAACTCTGCATAGTTGTCAGCGGCATCTTCAACTTCTGTTGGGCAGTTGAATGTGAACGCTGCTGGCATAAAAATCAACACAGACCATTTGCCTTTTAAAGACTCTTCAGTCACTTCGATAAATTTACCGTTGTGAAATGCTTGCGCCTTAAATGGTTGTACTTGTGTATTAATCAATGACATGTAGTTCTCCTTTTATGTATTAGAAACACGGGTTAATTAAAAATTGCTGCGTTTCAACAGCGAATGGATGCATTGTAGACAGCTACAATGGATATGTAAAATTGATTATATTAATTTTATCAATAAATAATACTTATTGGTTTACACCGAGACACTGACTTGGCCATGGCCCTCAAAGCCAAGATTATCCTGCCAGTTTACTGCAATCACATCACCGGCCTTGACCTCTTTTAAATAAAAAGTGAAGTAGGGGTTGCGTGAGATGCCGGTGCCAGTTTGCGCATCCACGATGACTTGACCGTTCAACACCACCTGCATTATCTGCATAAAATGTGCGGGCAACAGTTGGCCATCCTCGCGCTTGCCGCGGCCTGTACGCATGGGATGCAGAATTATGATTTTTAGTTCAGTGACGTTGTTGCCCAGCGGACTCTCCACAAGCAAGCGCGCGCGCATTTTCATGCTACTAGCAAAGGGTTCATCGCGATCATCGCCGCCACAACCATCTTCAAGGACAATGACCTGGCGGCGCTGCTGTTGAAACTGCCCGTTCACTTGTTGCGAGAGCACAATCACCTCGCCCGACTGCGCCAGCTTGATGCGCGTCACCAGTTTGGGCAACACGCGATCACCAAGGGCAAAAGTGGCAATCAACGGGGTCGGATTGGCATCTGCCAATAAGCGAAGATGGCTAAGCGCACCCGCGGCTTGCTGACTGTTAATTTCAATTTGCACCACCGCACCGTTTTCCGCTTTTTGCGGTGCTTCAATCTGCAAATCATTGGCCATCGGCACCGCTGTGGCATGTAGCGCAGCCAGCACCTGTGAGGTTTGTTTGGCCTCAAACGCTTGCGCAAACCAAGTAGCCGCCTCCACTTTTCGCGCCAACAGCCCCAATGGCAACGCTGCTAATGCGAGACACCCTTTTAACCATGCTCTTCGTTGACTGTCTTGCATATCGCCTCTTTTCAACCGTTTTTATCGTCACCTTGCTCAAGCTTGAGTTGCTGCCTAAGTGTTTTCAAACGCGCTTCTACTCTGGATTGCAGATAAAAATCACCATCTTTGGCTTTGCTGGCAATTTCAAACTGCTCAATCGCCCGCGGCAGGTCATACTTGCGCACATAACTTTCGCCCAAGGCCTGATGGCGCAACATCTGTTTACCCATCCCTTGACAAGCCGATGCCAGCCAATCATAGAGTTTGGGATCTTCGGCAAATGTTTCAAGCTGCTGCTGGATAAAGGTCACCGCCTGTGGCCACTGCTGACTACGCACCAATGATTCAGCTTGCCCCTGCGCCAGCATTCTATGTTTCGGGTACTGCTGCAAGCCCTGCACAAACTGCGCTTGTGCCTGTGGCACCTGACCGAGCTTGGCCAATGTGACCGCTTTTAAAGTGATCAGGTAAGGATTGGCCATGCCATGTTGCACCAGCCAATCGACCTCTGTTTGCGCATTTCTGGCCTGATTGGCGCGCAACCAGGCATAAGCCAACCCATAATGCTCGGCCAACTCGTTTTGAAACCGACCTTCATTAATATTATTTTGAAACTCCTCCACCATTTGCTGGGGGGCGCCTTGAAAAGCACGAATTTTCGCCCGCATCAGAAAAAAAGGCAGGCTGTCATTGATCTGCTTATAAGGCAGGTTTTGTACCCGATTGCCAATGTCGGCAATCCGCTCACTGGTCAACGGGTGTGTGCGCAAATAACTTGGCATGTTGCCGCCATCCGAAAAACGCGTCACCCGCTGCATGGTGGTGAAAAAGGCAGGCATGGCACGCACGTCAAAGCCGGCATCTTGCAAAATCGTCAGACCGACGCGGTCTGCCTCGCGCTCGTGTTCACGGGTGTAATCAAGTTGTTTTTGCACCCCAGCGGCAGAAGCGGCAGTCATCGCCCCCATGCCCACTTGCGGGTTAGAGCGGGCAATCAACAACGCCAACGCGGTGGCTGCGATATTTTTAAACATATCGTACTTTTGGGAGGCCAGCATGCGCGCAAGATGATGTTGCGTCACATGTCCGATTTCATGGCCCAACACACTGGCCAACTCGGACTCATTATTGGCCGCCATAAATAAGCCCGTGTGTACGCCAATCACACCACCTGGCATCGCAAATGCGTTGATGGACTTATCTTGCACTACAAAAAAATAAAACTTTTGTTGCCGATCAGGACTGCTTTCTCCTAGCTTAGTCCCCAAGGCCTGCAAATAATCTGTGACTTCCGCATCATCGAGCACCTCTTCACTGGTGGCCACCTGTTTAAGAATCTGATGTGCAATTTTTTCTTCATCACGCAGTGACAAGACGGTTTGAGAAGCGTCTCCCAG
This Methylophilus medardicus DNA region includes the following protein-coding sequences:
- the ahpF gene encoding alkyl hydroperoxide reductase subunit F, translating into MLDAPLKTQLQTYLGMLREPIRLIASLDGSDNAAKMRELLQEIASLSDKVSVDETGNDARKPSFVIAKAGQTHGVRFAAIPLGHEFTSLVLALLWTGGHPPKVEQDVLDQIKALDTDLNFEVYMSLSCHNCPDVVQATTLMTVFNPRINTTVIDGGLYQDEVNTRNIMAVPATFLNGEMFASGRMLVEEILAKVDTGAVVKEAEKLNAKEAFDVLVVGGGPAGASAAIYAARKGIRTGIVADRFGGQVNDTLAIENFISVKETEGPKLVAALEEHVKTYDVDIMPLQRAVSLSEPQKDNKHAGLIEVKLENGATLRSKSVILATGARWRNLNVPGEIEYKNKGVAYCPHCDGPLFKGKHVAVIGGGNSGVEAAIDLAGVVGHVTLLQFDTELKADAVLQRKLRSLQNVTILTSAQTTEVTGDGTRVNGLTYLDRVSGDSKHLPLEGVFIQIGLVPNSDWLKGTLDLSKYGEIEINNHNATSLPGVFAAGDVTTIPYKQIVIAMGEGSNAALGAFDYLIRQ
- the ahpC gene encoding alkyl hydroperoxide reductase subunit C, coding for MSLINTQVQPFKAQAFHNGKFIEVTEESLKGKWSVLIFMPAAFTFNCPTEVEDAADNYAEFQKAGAEVYIVTTDTHFSHKVWHETSPAVGKAKFPLVGDPTHQLTRAFDVHIDEEGLALRGTFVINADGVIKTAEVHSNEIARDVKETLRKLKAAQYTAAHPGQVCPAKWNDGAATLTPSLDLVGKI
- the soxZ gene encoding thiosulfate oxidation carrier complex protein SoxZ, with amino-acid sequence MQDSQRRAWLKGCLALAALPLGLLARKVEAATWFAQAFEAKQTSQVLAALHATAVPMANDLQIEAPQKAENGAVVQIEINSQQAAGALSHLRLLADANPTPLIATFALGDRVLPKLVTRIKLAQSGEVIVLSQQVNGQFQQQRRQVIVLEDGCGGDDRDEPFASSMKMRARLLVESPLGNNVTELKIIILHPMRTGRGKREDGQLLPAHFMQIMQVVLNGQVIVDAQTGTGISRNPYFTFYLKEVKAGDVIAVNWQDNLGFEGHGQVSVSV
- a CDS encoding beta-barrel assembly-enhancing protease — protein: MVLKHAQLTSRQTTQRIVRSVLLCGLLLAPALTGLANNATGVFSGKPYEPDSLDLTLPPDSSNQLPELGDASQTVLSLRDEEKIAHQILKQVATSEEVLDDAEVTDYLQALGTKLGESSPDRQQKFYFFVVQDKSINAFAMPGGVIGVHTGLFMAANNESELASVLGHEIGHVTQHHLARMLASQKYDMFKNIAATALALLIARSNPQVGMGAMTAASAAGVQKQLDYTREHEREADRVGLTILQDAGFDVRAMPAFFTTMQRVTRFSDGGNMPSYLRTHPLTSERIADIGNRVQNLPYKQINDSLPFFLMRAKIRAFQGAPQQMVEEFQNNINEGRFQNELAEHYGLAYAWLRANQARNAQTEVDWLVQHGMANPYLITLKAVTLAKLGQVPQAQAQFVQGLQQYPKHRMLAQGQAESLVRSQQWPQAVTFIQQQLETFAEDPKLYDWLASACQGMGKQMLRHQALGESYVRKYDLPRAIEQFEIASKAKDGDFYLQSRVEARLKTLRQQLKLEQGDDKNG